The Methylacidimicrobium sp. B4 genome contains a region encoding:
- the pgm gene encoding phosphoglucomutase (alpha-D-glucose-1,6-bisphosphate-dependent), with protein sequence MEVSPLAGKLPPLSLLADLAKLTSAYYELSPDPKDGDQRVKFGTSGHRGSSLRGSFNQGHILAISQAICDYRRDQGISGPLFLGKDTHALSEPAFATALEVLAANGVEVRIDPELGYTPTPVISHAILTHNRDSGAGQADGIVITPSHNPPTDGGFKYNPPHGGPADTALTRLLEERANALLPGDGSEVRRMPYERALCSAQVQRHDYLESYSRDLISVVDCDLLRSSSIRIGIDPLGGAGVHYWKPIADRYGWNLTLLNETVDATFRFLTVDWDGQIRMDCSSPYAMAGLIGRARQFDIAFGCDTDHDRHGIVAPSCGLLNPNHFLAVAASYLFGGARPGWSPEAALGKTVVSSAILDRVAEDAKRPLFEVPVGFKWFVEGLLSRTLGFAGEESAGATLLRKDGRTWTTDKDGMVLGLLAAEITARTGKDPGVLYQELTGRLGNPFYERIDAPASHEQKKKLLALSPEEIAMPTLAGDPVTAILNRAPSGGDIGGIKVITSSGWFAARPSGTEEVYKLYAESFRNVLHLRQIQQEARATLAKLFAR encoded by the coding sequence ATGGAGGTCAGCCCTTTGGCCGGCAAGCTGCCGCCCCTGTCGCTTCTCGCCGACCTGGCGAAGCTTACCTCGGCTTATTACGAGCTTTCGCCCGACCCCAAGGACGGAGACCAGCGAGTCAAGTTCGGGACCTCGGGTCATCGCGGGTCGAGCCTTCGCGGCTCCTTCAACCAGGGTCACATCCTTGCGATCAGCCAGGCGATCTGCGACTACCGCCGCGATCAGGGGATCTCGGGGCCGCTCTTCCTGGGCAAGGATACGCACGCACTTTCCGAACCCGCATTCGCGACGGCTCTCGAGGTCCTCGCAGCCAACGGGGTCGAAGTCCGCATCGATCCCGAGCTTGGCTATACACCGACCCCAGTCATCTCGCACGCCATCCTGACCCACAATCGAGATTCCGGGGCGGGACAGGCCGACGGGATCGTGATCACCCCTTCCCACAACCCCCCGACCGACGGGGGCTTCAAATACAATCCTCCCCATGGGGGGCCGGCCGACACGGCCCTCACCCGGTTGCTCGAGGAGAGGGCCAACGCCCTCTTGCCGGGAGACGGCTCGGAGGTGCGCCGCATGCCCTACGAGCGCGCCCTTTGCTCCGCCCAGGTCCAGCGCCATGACTACCTCGAGAGCTACAGCCGCGACCTGATCTCGGTGGTCGATTGCGATCTGCTCCGTTCTTCCTCGATCCGAATCGGCATCGATCCGCTGGGAGGTGCCGGCGTCCACTATTGGAAGCCGATCGCCGATCGGTACGGGTGGAACCTCACCCTCTTGAACGAGACGGTCGACGCCACGTTTCGCTTCCTCACCGTCGATTGGGATGGACAGATTCGAATGGACTGCTCCTCGCCCTATGCGATGGCGGGCCTGATCGGTCGGGCCCGGCAGTTCGACATCGCCTTTGGCTGCGACACCGATCACGACCGCCACGGAATCGTCGCTCCGAGCTGCGGCCTCCTCAATCCGAACCACTTCCTGGCGGTCGCCGCCTCCTACCTCTTCGGGGGCGCACGCCCTGGATGGAGTCCCGAAGCCGCCCTGGGGAAGACCGTGGTCAGCTCGGCCATCCTCGACCGGGTGGCAGAGGATGCCAAGCGGCCGCTCTTTGAAGTGCCGGTGGGCTTCAAGTGGTTCGTCGAAGGGCTTCTCTCCCGGACGCTCGGATTCGCGGGAGAGGAGAGCGCTGGAGCCACGCTCTTGCGGAAGGACGGCAGGACATGGACGACGGACAAGGACGGCATGGTCCTGGGGCTCCTGGCGGCGGAGATCACTGCGCGGACGGGCAAGGACCCGGGGGTGCTCTACCAGGAGCTCACCGGAAGGCTCGGCAATCCCTTCTACGAGCGGATCGACGCGCCCGCCAGCCACGAGCAGAAGAAGAAGCTGCTGGCCCTCTCGCCTGAGGAGATCGCGATGCCGACCCTCGCGGGCGATCCCGTGACGGCCATCCTCAATCGCGCCCCTTCCGGAGGCGACATCGGCGGGATCAAGGTCATTACCTCAAGTGGCTGGTTTGCGGCCCGCCCATCGGGAACCGAGGAGGTCTACAAGCTCTATGCGGAGAGCTTCCGGAACGTCCTCCATCTCCGCCAGATTCAGCAAGAAGCCAGGGCGACCCTCGCCAAGCTCTTCGCCCGATAG
- a CDS encoding DEAD/DEAH box helicase — protein sequence MRNLYGKRIDLYPWQAEALEQVRNKSALIAAPTGSGKTVVAYRWAKLWEEPGRRVIFTAPIKALSNERYLELRALFGEGVGILTGDVKRNSEAPILCMTQEVYANRFCGLPRQRVIVDEIHYMVHNPERARAYAEGIAGTHPESDLLFLSATVDARRFLSYLSRLAARPIELIEQARRPVPIHYLDREPSARKLWEELSPVLVFAFSYKGVMGLAGELCSAAQGRMRAPQRERVRELAKRYRVDRPDLLRMATGGVAIYHGTLLYKEKLFVERLARENLLLAVAATDALSLGINLPVKTVLFAQLARYVTGPIAKMEFLQMAGRAGRPNLQEAGYVGFLETRFEARGFDTERLFRSLKKKPLEPLRVRPLPSIKRILNRTPIEEELRQLAALSFPALHPQELLTFQRMVEISMEEIDRSCRLLQRRARAGERLLEVLRRIYFDEFTVAENLSLAKTLVLEGRIDARQEIGRIRERVRSEGEALKALLQFRRFLHSLDPEETLGADAVEQAIVSLDEFVLHPEALEASRLQA from the coding sequence ATGCGCAATCTCTACGGAAAACGGATCGATCTCTATCCGTGGCAGGCCGAGGCGCTGGAGCAGGTGCGCAACAAGAGCGCGCTGATCGCCGCCCCAACGGGCAGCGGGAAGACGGTGGTTGCCTACCGCTGGGCGAAGCTCTGGGAGGAGCCAGGCCGCCGGGTGATCTTCACAGCCCCGATCAAGGCTCTCTCCAATGAGCGGTATCTCGAGCTTCGGGCTCTCTTCGGGGAGGGAGTCGGGATCCTCACGGGGGATGTGAAGCGCAACTCCGAGGCTCCGATCCTCTGCATGACCCAGGAGGTCTATGCCAACCGCTTTTGCGGCCTTCCGCGGCAGCGCGTGATCGTCGACGAGATCCACTACATGGTCCACAATCCCGAACGTGCCCGAGCCTATGCCGAAGGAATCGCCGGCACGCATCCGGAAAGCGATCTTCTTTTCCTTTCGGCGACGGTCGATGCCCGTCGATTCCTCTCCTATCTCTCGCGGCTGGCGGCACGGCCGATCGAGCTGATCGAGCAGGCCCGCCGCCCCGTTCCGATCCATTACCTGGATCGCGAGCCTTCGGCGCGAAAGCTCTGGGAGGAGCTCTCGCCCGTGCTCGTCTTTGCCTTCTCGTACAAGGGGGTGATGGGGCTGGCAGGGGAGCTCTGCTCGGCCGCCCAGGGGAGGATGCGGGCACCGCAGCGGGAACGGGTTCGAGAGCTGGCGAAGCGCTACCGGGTCGATCGGCCCGACCTTCTCCGGATGGCGACCGGGGGAGTGGCCATCTACCATGGCACGCTACTCTACAAGGAGAAGCTCTTCGTCGAGCGGCTCGCGCGGGAAAACCTGCTCCTGGCTGTCGCGGCCACCGATGCGCTTTCCCTGGGCATCAACCTGCCGGTGAAGACGGTCCTCTTCGCCCAGCTGGCGCGCTACGTCACTGGACCGATCGCCAAGATGGAGTTTCTCCAGATGGCCGGGCGGGCGGGACGCCCCAACCTCCAGGAAGCCGGGTATGTCGGCTTTCTGGAGACGCGCTTCGAGGCGCGGGGCTTCGATACCGAGCGGCTCTTCCGCTCGCTCAAGAAGAAGCCGCTCGAGCCGCTGCGCGTCCGCCCGCTCCCCTCGATCAAGCGGATCCTCAATCGGACGCCGATCGAGGAGGAGCTCCGGCAGTTGGCCGCCCTCTCCTTCCCGGCCCTCCACCCCCAGGAGCTTCTGACCTTCCAGCGGATGGTCGAGATCTCGATGGAGGAGATCGACCGGAGCTGTCGGCTGCTGCAAAGGCGCGCGAGAGCGGGCGAGCGGCTGCTCGAGGTCCTGCGGCGGATCTACTTCGATGAGTTTACCGTCGCCGAGAATCTCAGCTTGGCGAAGACGCTCGTCCTGGAAGGAAGGATCGACGCGCGCCAGGAGATTGGGCGAATCCGGGAACGGGTCCGGAGCGAGGGAGAGGCCTTGAAGGCGCTTCTTCAATTCCGGCGGTTCCTCCATTCGCTCGATCCCGAGGAGACGCTGGGGGCCGACGCCGTGGAGCAGGCAATCGTCAGCCTCGACGAGTTCGTGCTCCATCCGGAGGCGCTCGAAGCCTCGCGGCTCCAGGCGTAA
- a CDS encoding DUF763 domain-containing protein, with protein MKRALAELPLHGGKAPAALFDRMVRLAGAVVMAIVDEHGSEEMLRRLADPWWFQAFGCLLGFDWHSSGLTTVTCGALKEAYRAYGSELGVVVAGGKGATSRKAPEEIARAADRLGISQGERLAYASRMSAKVDSAAVQDGYALYHHSFFFTPRGGWCVVQQGMNEGYGRARRYHWMGESVADFVCEPHAAIGDLFTPAKEAPRSAPGDLLNMIAAEAGPNRVASAALIRDDPERFLETLRAAVEGPTLFAPTRHALLPIDVDLARLGRIVAAAHRIAPKDFEALLGTPQIGPKAIRSLALTAEIIYGAPVSHRDPAHSKRWADYAYAHGGKDGHPFPVDRRLYEQDIAVVTDAVRNARLGHTEKTEALRRLARLGG; from the coding sequence ATGAAACGGGCTTTGGCTGAGCTGCCGCTGCACGGCGGGAAGGCGCCCGCCGCCCTCTTCGACCGGATGGTCCGTCTCGCCGGAGCGGTGGTGATGGCGATCGTCGACGAGCATGGTTCGGAGGAGATGCTCCGCCGTCTCGCCGATCCCTGGTGGTTTCAGGCCTTCGGCTGCCTGCTGGGCTTCGACTGGCACTCCTCCGGCCTGACCACCGTGACCTGCGGCGCGCTCAAGGAGGCTTACCGGGCCTACGGCAGCGAGCTGGGAGTCGTGGTGGCCGGAGGGAAGGGGGCGACGAGCCGAAAGGCGCCGGAGGAGATCGCGCGCGCCGCCGATCGTCTTGGGATCTCCCAGGGGGAGCGCCTCGCCTATGCCTCGCGGATGAGCGCCAAGGTCGATTCGGCTGCCGTTCAGGACGGCTACGCGCTCTACCATCACAGCTTCTTCTTTACTCCCCGGGGCGGCTGGTGCGTGGTCCAGCAAGGGATGAACGAAGGATACGGGAGGGCCCGCCGCTACCATTGGATGGGCGAATCGGTCGCCGACTTCGTCTGCGAGCCTCATGCCGCGATTGGCGATCTTTTTACCCCCGCCAAGGAGGCTCCGCGCTCAGCCCCGGGCGACCTTCTCAACATGATCGCCGCCGAAGCGGGTCCCAACCGCGTGGCGAGCGCCGCCCTCATCCGGGACGATCCGGAGCGATTCCTGGAAACCCTGCGAGCCGCAGTCGAAGGACCGACCCTTTTTGCGCCGACGCGACACGCGCTGCTTCCGATCGATGTCGACCTCGCGAGGCTCGGACGCATCGTCGCCGCCGCACACCGGATCGCCCCGAAAGATTTCGAGGCCCTGCTCGGGACGCCGCAAATCGGTCCCAAGGCGATCCGAAGCCTGGCACTCACGGCTGAGATCATCTACGGGGCTCCCGTCTCCCACCGGGATCCTGCCCACTCCAAGCGATGGGCCGACTATGCCTACGCGCACGGCGGGAAGGACGGACACCCCTTTCCGGTCGACCGGCGTCTCTACGAGCAGGATATCGCTGTCGTCACCGATGCGGTCCGTAACGCACGTCTTGGCCATACCGAAAAGACCGAAGCGCTGCGGCGGCTCGCACGGCTGGGCGGCTAA
- a CDS encoding hydrogenase expression/formation C-terminal domain-containing protein has product MLSSRKSLIPLSVGKGKFPSSFEKIQKAKKKAAVLKSDKPFLDYAPRIEEALSTLERALLSQRLWERPTQIPLTGLAPEEQELLLGILGEGTAIVEAPGRDAQTAMATMLSGVWFTAKQIGAEEVSHAIDVGVLPRFVCEATDALPAVAPPPSSLAAESVAASAVLRELVEKAHAWERERVPREINLRLHPLLRSDYERLAAFLGQAPIIVWMEGRCRWWLFATQWRDVWRVEVRTSAGKQEASLLEIGRYPAAVSFPPSAFVVGARRVRRLLQLYVE; this is encoded by the coding sequence AGGGCAAGTTCCCCTCATCGTTTGAAAAGATCCAGAAGGCAAAGAAGAAAGCCGCCGTTTTGAAGTCGGACAAGCCGTTCCTCGACTATGCACCGCGCATCGAGGAAGCGCTCTCGACACTGGAGCGGGCGCTTCTGAGCCAGCGTTTGTGGGAGCGGCCCACGCAAATCCCGCTCACGGGTCTCGCTCCGGAGGAGCAGGAATTGCTCTTGGGGATCCTCGGGGAAGGAACGGCCATCGTGGAGGCTCCGGGGAGAGACGCACAAACGGCGATGGCGACCATGCTGAGCGGGGTCTGGTTCACCGCAAAGCAGATCGGTGCCGAAGAGGTCTCCCATGCGATCGACGTCGGAGTGCTTCCGAGGTTCGTGTGCGAGGCGACAGACGCTCTTCCCGCAGTTGCGCCCCCTCCCTCTTCTCTTGCCGCCGAATCGGTCGCCGCTTCGGCGGTTCTCCGGGAGCTGGTGGAGAAGGCGCACGCCTGGGAACGGGAGCGCGTGCCTCGGGAGATCAACCTGCGGCTGCACCCGCTTCTTCGGTCTGATTACGAAAGGCTCGCGGCCTTTCTCGGTCAGGCACCCATCATCGTCTGGATGGAGGGACGCTGCCGGTGGTGGCTTTTCGCGACCCAGTGGCGCGACGTCTGGCGGGTTGAGGTGCGGACCTCGGCGGGGAAGCAGGAAGCTTCTCTCCTGGAGATCGGCCGGTATCCGGCTGCGGTCAGCTTTCCACCGTCCGCTTTCGTGGTCGGCGCCCGGCGCGTGCGACGCCTCCTCCAGCTCTACGTGGAGTAA